One genomic region from Thermoleptolyngbya sichuanensis A183 encodes:
- a CDS encoding ISKra4 family transposase (programmed frameshift), translated as MDATKEAQIKAHALALAELLYDETDPEQVKTLAGIEVAVRDHLLEYVGPEIGKFFICTSSGTSSGRKRHIQSIVGRLSLSQRQSQRLKVKARTQWSPQVETCCLLLSANEAYARAADDIAVLTGVCVSGSTQQRLVHRQDLEPPAVDSGVKEMSLDGGKVRLRTPQGQPCQWRDYKGVNLHQCSISAFYKDNDSLVNWLNQQPLAHPLVCLGDGHDGIWNLFSQIGHRSERLEILDWYHLMENLGNVGGSQQRLDAVEACLWQGDVDGAVRLFDDWSHERVDQFIGYLAKHRLRIVNYSYYQAEGISIGSGAVESTIKQIGRRVKISGAQWKEDNVPQVLRHRCAYLNGQFSS; from the exons ATGGATGCCACCAAGGAAGCCCAAATCAAAGCCCATGCACTGGCGTTAGCGGAGTTGCTTTACGACGAGACAGACCCTGAACAAGTCAAAACATTGGCCGGGATCGAAGTCGCCGTTCGTGACCACCTACTGGAGTATGTGGGGCCTGAGATCGGAA AATTTTTTATCTGCACAAGCAGCGGCACAAGCTCTGGGCGAAAGCGGCACATCCAGAGTATCGTCGGACGCTTAAGTCTGAGTCAGCGCCAGAGCCAGCGGCTTAAGGTCAAGGCCCGCACCCAGTGGAGTCCTCAGGTTGAGACGTGCTGCTTGCTGCTGAGTGCCAACGAAGCCTATGCGCGAGCTGCCGACGATATCGCTGTGCTCACCGGGGTGTGCGTGTCAGGGAGTACCCAGCAACGGCTGGTGCATCGTCAAGACCTAGAGCCACCAGCGGTGGACAGCGGGGTTAAGGAAATGAGCTTAGACGGGGGCAAAGTCCGTCTGCGGACTCCTCAGGGGCAGCCCTGCCAGTGGCGCGATTACAAGGGGGTAAACCTGCATCAGTGCAGCATTAGCGCCTTCTACAAAGACAACGACAGCTTGGTCAACTGGCTCAACCAGCAGCCCTTAGCGCATCCCCTCGTTTGTCTTGGGGATGGTCACGACGGCATCTGGAACCTGTTTTCACAGATCGGGCATCGCAGCGAGCGCCTTGAGATCTTGGACTGGTACCACCTGATGGAGAATTTGGGTAACGTGGGTGGGTCTCAACAGCGTCTTGATGCCGTCGAAGCCTGCTTGTGGCAAGGGGATGTGGATGGGGCGGTTAGGCTATTCGACGACTGGTCCCATGAGCGGGTAGACCAGTTTATCGGCTATCTGGCTAAGCATCGGCTCCGTATCGTTAACTACAGCTACTACCAAGCTGAGGGGATTTCAATTGGCTCGGGTGCCGTGGAGTCGACTATCAAGCAAATTGGTAGGCGGGTGAAAATTTCAGGCGCTCAGTGGAAGGAAGACAACGTTCCACAAGTCCTTCGCCATCGCTGCGCTTATCTCAATGGTCAATTCTCATCCTGA
- a CDS encoding polysaccharide biosynthesis protein: MLTSVDQGFALGTNEAPEKCPNSGNNTKPSLRSRIEIIHDIKMLVPAGSPEPEDEQVLSQLANLTQELTKVYQAAGQLREDPFADAWNRRVHCYRDLVAEQVKGRRILVTGGNGCVGSQLIQELKTFEPEKIICLDLWLDESSSLNEDHDSVEQFTFYNIDIRDQNELEKVFLQEKPDLVFHLAAIRLPGMAEQRVRDAVLTNIMGTHNVIRFCEKYGVKKCIFSSTGKASRYVTGEVYAATKKVCEWLFDQAARSGLTVYGMVRFTHMLDNSAACEQFDQKVRHGKIVNIHAPDKYVCGQNVHEAVSLLLNSLVVSKPGELEFLVCRNLGWPVETLEVALYKILQSGKNIPIYFQGSPVGYEEGFFRGNVDWDDPSAFNLLVNAIEKVSSRVDASGDFIVTPVLPCCFERLEAELAAVRKVLNDPTSADSQIKQALAECIMKVACSIYSQAPIELLSKVLNWGTDPEYLQLDGATLDSHQPTIRLFIESLSAKYRNSASHSVGHSGSLSTR; the protein is encoded by the coding sequence ATGCTGACATCGGTAGATCAGGGTTTCGCTTTGGGAACGAATGAAGCACCCGAAAAATGCCCGAATTCAGGCAACAATACAAAACCTTCTTTAAGATCAAGAATTGAGATTATCCATGACATTAAGATGCTTGTCCCTGCTGGTTCTCCTGAGCCAGAGGATGAACAAGTCTTGAGCCAGCTAGCAAACTTGACCCAGGAACTCACGAAGGTCTATCAAGCGGCTGGACAACTGAGGGAAGATCCCTTTGCAGATGCCTGGAACCGTCGGGTTCACTGCTACCGAGATTTGGTCGCAGAGCAGGTCAAGGGTCGGCGTATTCTGGTGACGGGTGGAAATGGTTGCGTCGGCAGTCAACTGATTCAGGAATTGAAGACCTTTGAGCCTGAGAAGATTATTTGCCTGGACTTATGGCTAGATGAATCGTCTTCTCTGAACGAAGATCATGATTCGGTTGAGCAATTCACATTCTATAACATCGACATCAGAGATCAGAATGAACTAGAGAAGGTTTTCCTCCAAGAAAAGCCCGACCTCGTATTTCATCTGGCAGCCATACGCCTTCCTGGAATGGCAGAGCAGCGCGTTAGAGATGCTGTTTTGACGAATATTATGGGAACTCATAATGTGATTCGATTCTGCGAAAAATATGGGGTCAAAAAGTGCATATTCTCCTCAACAGGGAAGGCATCGCGCTATGTTACTGGAGAAGTCTATGCAGCCACCAAAAAGGTGTGTGAGTGGCTCTTTGATCAGGCGGCTCGGTCAGGCTTAACCGTGTATGGCATGGTGAGATTTACCCACATGCTGGACAATAGCGCCGCCTGTGAACAGTTTGATCAAAAGGTCAGGCACGGGAAAATTGTCAACATTCATGCTCCTGATAAGTATGTTTGTGGTCAAAATGTTCATGAAGCCGTCAGCCTGCTGCTGAATAGTCTCGTCGTCTCCAAACCCGGAGAGCTAGAATTTTTGGTCTGTCGAAATCTGGGCTGGCCGGTTGAAACCCTAGAGGTTGCTTTATACAAGATCCTGCAATCTGGAAAGAACATCCCAATTTATTTTCAGGGTTCGCCGGTTGGCTATGAAGAGGGTTTCTTTCGGGGCAATGTAGACTGGGATGATCCGTCGGCGTTTAACTTATTAGTCAACGCGATCGAAAAAGTTTCAAGTCGAGTTGATGCGTCCGGCGACTTTATCGTTACGCCTGTTTTGCCCTGCTGTTTTGAGCGTCTAGAAGCTGAGTTGGCGGCTGTGCGGAAGGTTCTCAATGATCCTACAAGTGCCGATAGCCAAATCAAGCAAGCCCTTGCTGAATGCATTATGAAGGTTGCTTGCTCCATCTATTCTCAAGCACCGATTGAGTTGCTCTCGAAGGTGCTGAACTGGGGCACTGATCCTGAGTACCTTCAGTTGGACGGGGCAACGCTAGATAGCCATCAGCCCACGATTCGCTTGTTTATTGAAAGCCTATCTGCCAAGTATCGAAACAGCGCCAGTCATAGTGTTGGTCACAGCGGCAGTCTCAGCACTCGTTGA
- a CDS encoding IS5 family transposase produces MCNISDEELEDQVSDRLSFMQFTGFSLSDEVPDATTVWLFRKQLIEQGLIEALFEQFDGYLIKQGYAAKGGQIVDATLIPVPQQHNSDSENQQLKQGEIPQDWQDKPHRLAQKDTDARWTKKRGVYHFGYKNHVSIDAEYGLIRQYQVTDAAVHDSQVLGHLLDDDNEADSLWADSAPTQRGD; encoded by the coding sequence TTGTGCAACATCAGCGATGAGGAACTGGAAGATCAAGTCAGTGACCGTCTGTCGTTCATGCAGTTCACGGGGTTTAGTTTGTCCGATGAAGTGCCTGATGCAACAACCGTCTGGTTATTTCGCAAACAACTGATTGAGCAGGGGTTGATTGAGGCGTTATTCGAGCAATTCGATGGTTACTTAATCAAGCAGGGCTATGCTGCCAAAGGAGGGCAGATTGTAGATGCGACCTTAATTCCTGTGCCCCAGCAACACAACAGCGACTCAGAGAACCAGCAACTCAAGCAGGGCGAAATCCCTCAAGATTGGCAGGACAAGCCGCATCGATTGGCGCAAAAAGACACGGACGCTCGATGGACGAAGAAACGAGGTGTGTACCATTTTGGGTACAAAAACCACGTCAGTATCGATGCTGAGTATGGTTTGATCCGGCAGTATCAAGTCACCGATGCAGCAGTGCATGATTCGCAAGTGTTGGGACATTTATTGGACGACGACAATGAGGCAGATAGCTTATGGGCAGACAGCGCGCCCACGCAGCGAGGCGATTGA
- a CDS encoding phosphoadenosine phosphosulfate reductase domain-containing protein, with protein MNPLSLFEEERLTLSKSIALSVESLCHCGSLYKHWAVSFSGGKDSSATVTLIAHLIETGQIPRPKTLTILYADTRQELPPLHLAALEILKELERRGFATRVVLPALDYRYFVYMLGRGVPPPSNTFRWCTPKLKVMSMERELEVLRQERGEKFLMMTGVRIGESAARDQRIALSCTKDGGECGQGWFQQSTSEAIADMLAPIVHWRVCHVWDWLVKADVELGFPTFEIAKVYGQDVSDGEEPINARTGCIGCPLVQKDAALDRVVAQPEWAYLAPLQRLRPLYWEIKKPQYRHRKHGEVNKDGSLAAKQNRLGPLTLEARRWMLAQVLGIQAEVNQTAERLGRPTLSLINDEELTRIEELIAAGTYPDKWDGTEPHGDAWLPEILPDGSVQPLLFDRL; from the coding sequence ATGAACCCCCTGAGTCTATTTGAAGAAGAACGCCTGACCCTGTCGAAAAGCATTGCGCTATCGGTAGAGTCGCTGTGTCATTGCGGTTCGCTGTACAAGCACTGGGCAGTATCTTTTTCGGGCGGCAAAGATTCTTCTGCAACCGTCACCCTGATCGCCCACCTGATAGAGACAGGGCAAATCCCTCGCCCCAAAACCCTCACCATCCTCTACGCCGACACGCGCCAAGAGCTACCGCCATTACACTTGGCGGCACTGGAAATTCTGAAGGAACTGGAGCGGCGCGGGTTCGCGACTCGCGTGGTCTTGCCGGCTCTAGACTATCGCTACTTTGTCTATATGCTGGGTCGGGGAGTGCCACCGCCGTCGAACACGTTCCGCTGGTGTACGCCCAAGCTCAAGGTGATGAGCATGGAGCGGGAGCTAGAGGTGCTGCGACAGGAACGGGGCGAAAAGTTCCTAATGATGACGGGAGTGCGGATTGGCGAGAGCGCCGCCCGTGACCAACGCATCGCCCTTAGCTGCACCAAAGATGGTGGTGAGTGCGGACAGGGCTGGTTTCAGCAGAGTACGTCAGAGGCGATCGCCGATATGCTGGCTCCCATTGTTCACTGGCGCGTCTGCCACGTTTGGGACTGGCTGGTGAAGGCAGATGTCGAGCTAGGCTTTCCCACGTTTGAAATTGCCAAGGTGTATGGGCAAGATGTGAGTGATGGCGAGGAGCCGATCAATGCCCGTACGGGCTGTATTGGCTGTCCACTGGTGCAAAAGGATGCCGCCCTCGACCGCGTGGTGGCCCAGCCGGAATGGGCCTATCTCGCCCCCCTGCAACGGCTCCGCCCCCTGTATTGGGAAATCAAAAAGCCGCAATATCGCCATCGTAAGCATGGGGAGGTCAACAAAGACGGGTCGCTGGCGGCCAAGCAAAATCGGCTGGGGCCACTGACGCTAGAGGCGCGACGCTGGATGCTGGCGCAGGTGCTTGGCATTCAGGCTGAGGTGAACCAGACCGCAGAACGACTGGGGCGACCGACCCTTAGCCTCATTAACGATGAGGAACTGACACGGATTGAAGAACTGATCGCAGCGGGCACATACCCCGACAAGTGGGACGGCACAGAACCCCACGGTGATGCGTGGCTGCCGGAAATCCTGCCCGACGGCAGTGTTCAGCCCCTCCTTTTTGATCGGCTTTAG